A DNA window from Vigna unguiculata cultivar IT97K-499-35 chromosome 10, ASM411807v1, whole genome shotgun sequence contains the following coding sequences:
- the LOC114167373 gene encoding TMV resistance protein N-like isoform X1, translating into MGNYIVQIRENSSARCSTDIGISFDSLRNEMEKDIFLKVYSIFVCKSRAYVTKILNRSGVVVLRERSLKKLKKNNKYGMHPWLQEMGREIVRDIPRKDAKLAASEINGTKVIQRLPAKLFLTRRRCNETYPLEIRYKSKPLKLARNPGYLSKKRNWISLHGFSSKSLPNHIYLHDAISIDLKHSLLRLDWEKLQKVLAWVKVLNLSHSKYLTDTPDFSRLPGLEQLILKNCPRLFEIHQSIGCLYNLMLLNLKNCTSLSNLPEEIYKLKSLKTLILSGCSKISLLEKDIVQMESLIIIMAENTVVKQVPFSIVSSKSMGYISLRRFEGLSHNLFPSIIRFWMSPTMNPLSYIHSF; encoded by the exons ATGGGAAATTATATTGTACAAATTAGGGAAAATTCCTCAGCACGATGTTCGACAGATATTGGAATAAGCTTCGATAGTTTACGCAATGAAATGGAAAAAGATATATTCCTTAAGGTATATTCTATCTTTGTTTGTAAAAGTAGAGCTTATGTCACGAAGATCTTAAATCGCTCTGGAGTAGTCGTTCTCAGAGAGCGTAGccttaaaaaacttaaaaaaaacaacaaatatggGATGCATCCTTGGTTACAAGAAATGGGAAGAGAAATTGTTCGTGACATTCCAAGAAAAGATGCCAAATTGGCAGCATCAGAGATTAAT GGGACAAAAGTCATCCAGAGATTGCCTGCGAAACTGTTTTTAACCAGAAGACGATGCAACGAAACTTATCCTTTAGAGATAAGATACAAATCAAAACCGCTGAAACTCGCTCGAAATCCTGGGTACCTTTCTAAGAAACGGAATTGGATCAGTTTGCAtgggttttcttcaaaatccCTACCTAACCACATTTATCTGCATGATGCAATATCGATTGATTTAAAACACAGTCTTCTACGACTCGACTGGGAAAAACTCCAG AAGGTTTTGGCGTGGGTAAAAGTCCTGAATCTTAGTCACTCTAAGTACTTGACAGACACCCCTGACTTTTCGAGACTACCAGGTCTTGAGCAACTCATTCTTAAAAATTGTCCCAGATTGTTCGAAATACACCAATCTATTGGATGTCTCTACAATCTTATGCTGCTAAATTTGAAGAATTGCACAAGCCTAAGCAATCTCCCAGAAGAGATATATAAGTTGAAATCTTTAAAAACTCTCATTCTCTCTGGATGTTCGAAGATTAGCCTATTGGAAAAAGATATAGTGCAGATGGAATCCTTGATAATTATAATGGCTGAAAATACAGTTGTGAAACAAGTGCCTTTTTCAATTGTAAGCTCCAAAAGCATGGGATATATATCCCTACGAAGATTTGAGGGATTATCACATAATCTTTTTCCTTCTATCATTCGGTTTTGGATGTCACCAACTATGAATCCTCTATCTTATATTCATTCGTTTTGA
- the LOC114167373 gene encoding TMV resistance protein N-like isoform X2: MGNYIVQIRENSSARCSTDIGISFDSLRNEMEKDIFLKVYSIFVCKSRAYVTKILNRSGVVVLRERSLKKLKKNNKYGMHPWLQEMGREIVRDIPRKDAKLAASEINGTKVIQRLPAKLFLTRRRCNETYPLEIRYKSKPLKLARNPGYLSKKRNWISLHGFSSKSLPNHIYLHDAISIDLKHSLLRLDWEKLQVLAWVKVLNLSHSKYLTDTPDFSRLPGLEQLILKNCPRLFEIHQSIGCLYNLMLLNLKNCTSLSNLPEEIYKLKSLKTLILSGCSKISLLEKDIVQMESLIIIMAENTVVKQVPFSIVSSKSMGYISLRRFEGLSHNLFPSIIRFWMSPTMNPLSYIHSF; encoded by the exons ATGGGAAATTATATTGTACAAATTAGGGAAAATTCCTCAGCACGATGTTCGACAGATATTGGAATAAGCTTCGATAGTTTACGCAATGAAATGGAAAAAGATATATTCCTTAAGGTATATTCTATCTTTGTTTGTAAAAGTAGAGCTTATGTCACGAAGATCTTAAATCGCTCTGGAGTAGTCGTTCTCAGAGAGCGTAGccttaaaaaacttaaaaaaaacaacaaatatggGATGCATCCTTGGTTACAAGAAATGGGAAGAGAAATTGTTCGTGACATTCCAAGAAAAGATGCCAAATTGGCAGCATCAGAGATTAAT GGGACAAAAGTCATCCAGAGATTGCCTGCGAAACTGTTTTTAACCAGAAGACGATGCAACGAAACTTATCCTTTAGAGATAAGATACAAATCAAAACCGCTGAAACTCGCTCGAAATCCTGGGTACCTTTCTAAGAAACGGAATTGGATCAGTTTGCAtgggttttcttcaaaatccCTACCTAACCACATTTATCTGCATGATGCAATATCGATTGATTTAAAACACAGTCTTCTACGACTCGACTGGGAAAAACTCCAG GTTTTGGCGTGGGTAAAAGTCCTGAATCTTAGTCACTCTAAGTACTTGACAGACACCCCTGACTTTTCGAGACTACCAGGTCTTGAGCAACTCATTCTTAAAAATTGTCCCAGATTGTTCGAAATACACCAATCTATTGGATGTCTCTACAATCTTATGCTGCTAAATTTGAAGAATTGCACAAGCCTAAGCAATCTCCCAGAAGAGATATATAAGTTGAAATCTTTAAAAACTCTCATTCTCTCTGGATGTTCGAAGATTAGCCTATTGGAAAAAGATATAGTGCAGATGGAATCCTTGATAATTATAATGGCTGAAAATACAGTTGTGAAACAAGTGCCTTTTTCAATTGTAAGCTCCAAAAGCATGGGATATATATCCCTACGAAGATTTGAGGGATTATCACATAATCTTTTTCCTTCTATCATTCGGTTTTGGATGTCACCAACTATGAATCCTCTATCTTATATTCATTCGTTTTGA
- the LOC114165128 gene encoding putative disease resistance protein At4g11170 yields MDVCTIGICGIEGSGKTTLAKAIYHQIHGTFTKKIFIEDVSEVSRTRSHVSLQEQLLLDILKIKVEIRSVEMGRRMIRERLSGKRLLIVLDDMNAYGPFLDLYRCRSRFSRGTVIIITTRDEDLLRIHQVDSVLQLKLMSAKESLELLSWHAFREAIKV; encoded by the coding sequence ATGGATGTTTGTACGATAGGGATATGTGGAATTGAAGGATCAGGTAAAACCACCCTTGCCAAAGCCATCTACCATCAAATTCATGGTACATTCAcgaagaaaattttcattgaagATGTTTCAGAAGTTAGTCGAACAAGAAGTCATGTTAGTTTACAAGAACAACTTCTTTTagatatcttaaaaataaaggTGGAGATACGTAGCGTTGAGATGGGAAGAAGAATGATTCGGGAAAGACTTTCTGGCAAAAGGCTACTCATTGTACTCGACGATATGAATGCGTATGGTCCATTTTTAGACCTATACAGATGTCGTTCTAGATTCAGTAGAGGAACTGTAATAATCATTACAACGAGAGATGAAGACCTACTTAGGATTCATCAAGTTGATTCTGTTCTTCAGCTAAAGCTAATGAGCGCAAAGGAGTCGCTTGAGCTTCTTAGTTGGCACGCATTTAGAGAAgctattaaagtataa
- the LOC114167376 gene encoding disease resistance protein ADR2-like translates to MEFASSSSKHPWMYDVLINFTGDDIRKKFVSHLDSALSAVGFTTFLHHQNAFKPMHIEGPIVNLCRVAIVVFTKTYSQSAWCLHQLQQIIQWHETYCRHVLPVYYEIQPSDVRLQKGDFGKALKATAQQTFSGQQLEHGMSKWSHALTKIANLFGWDESNYRSDAELVNKIVKCVLN, encoded by the exons ATGGAGTTCGCGTCTTCATCATCCAAACACCCATGGATGTACGATGTGCTCATCAACTTTACCGGTGACGACATCCGTAAGAAATTTGTTTCCCATCTAGATTCTGCACTCTCTGCTGTTGGATTCACCACTTTCCTTCACCACCAGAATGCATTCAAGCCAATGCACATCGAAGGACCTATTGTCAATCTCTGTCGGGTAGCAATTGTTGTTTTCACCAAAACATATTCTCAATCTGCTTGGTGTCTTCATCAGCTTCAACAAATCATTCAATGGCACGAAACTTATTGTCGACATGTTTTGCCCGTATATTACGAAATTCAGCCATCTGATGTACGTCTTCAAAAAGGAGATTTTGGAAAAGCCTTAAAAGCAACGGCACAACAAACATTTTCAGGTCAACAACTGGAACATGGCATGTCCAAGTGGAGCCACGCACTCACCAAAATAGCAAATTTATTTGGATGGGATGAGAGCAATTACAG GAGTGATGCTGAACTAGTGAACAAAATTGTTAAGTGTGTTCTTAATTAA
- the LOC114165852 gene encoding disease resistance protein RPS4B-like isoform X3, whose translation MASSIPSMEFASSSSKLPWMYDVLINFTGDDIRNKFVSHLDSALSNVGFTTFLHHQNAVKPMHIQQPIHDLCRVAIVVFTKTYSQSAWCLHQLQQIIEWHETYCRHVLPVYYEISPSDIRLQKGDFGKAFEATAHQTFSRQQLEHGMSRWSQALTKAANFFGWDESNYSFFVGKDRAYVREILNGCGVDADSGIRVLIDRNLIKLKRNNTFGMHPLLQEMGREIDHRKGEERYALEETDVFASERVSVLARRRKKLFLTRALCFKPYAPVIRHNSRLLKIVGNPEYLRLNSSKFLPNDFYLHGAISIDLSHTSLRLDWKKLQVWASLKVLNLSLKSCSKLRKVHRSIGCLYDLTLLNLKDCTRLSNLPKETYKLKSLRTLILSGCSKIELMEKDVLQMESLVSLIAENTAVKQVPLSIVRSKSIGYISLHRFEGLPRNLFPSIIRSRISPTMDSLSYVHSFMDKKDYIQDAIASFLRMLVNLRSVSVECDPEFELSKEVKTVLVEYCPNITESRISKHHLRSSFISVGRYNDFLNTVLAISESCDVSLPGDNDPYWLAHTDGSLSSAANL comes from the exons ATGGCCTCATCGATTCCTTCCATGGAATTCGCCTCTTCATCATCCAAACTCCCATGGATGTACGACGTGCTCATAAACTTTACTGGAGACGACATCCGTAACAAATTTGTTTCCCATCTAGATTCTGCCCTCTCTAATGTTGGTTTCACCACTTTCCTTCACCACCAGAATGCAGTGAAGCCAATGCACATCCAACAACCTATTCATGATCTCTGTCGGGTAGCAATTGTTGTTTTCACCAAAACCTACTCTCAATCTGCTTGGTGTCTTCATCAGCTTCAACAAATCATTGAATGGCACGAAACTTATTGCCGACATGTTTTGCCCGTATATTACGAAATTTCGCCATCTGATATACGTCTTCAGAAGGGTGATTTTGGAAAAGCCTTCGAAGCTACCGCACACCAAACCTTTTCAAGACAACAACTGGAGCATGGGATGTCTAGGTGGAGCCAAGCACTCACGAAAGCAGCAAATTTCTTTGGATGGGATGAGAGCAATTACAG TTTCTTTGTTGGTAAAGACAGAGCTTATGTTAGAGAGATTCTAAATGGCTGTGGAGTAGACGCTGATAGTGGAATAAGAGTTCTCATAGACCGTAACCTcataaaacttaaaagaaacaacacattCGGAATGCATCCTTTGCTACAAGAAATGGGAAGAGAAATCGATCACCGAAAAGGGGAAGAAAGATATGCATTGGAAGAGACTGAT gTCTTTGCATCTGAGAGGGTAAGCGTCTTAGCGAGACGCCGTAAGAAACTATTTTTAACCAGAGCACTTTGCTTCAAACCTTATGCTCCAGTGATAAGACACAATTCAAGACTTCTGAAAATCGTCGGAAATCCTGAGTATCTTAGGTTGAATTCTTCAAAATTCCTACCTAATGACTTTTATCTGCATGGTGCAATATCGATTGATTTAAGCCACACTTCTCTTCGACTCGACTGGAAAAAATTGCAG GTTTGGGCGTCGCTAAAAGTCTTGAATCTTAGTCTCAAATCTTGCTCAAAATTGCGCAAAGTACATCGATCTATTGGATGTCTCTATGATCTTACACTGTTAAATTTGAAGGACTGTACACGTCTAAGCAATCTCCCCAAAGAGACATATAAGTTGAAATCTTTAAGAACTCTGATTCTCTCTGGTTGTTCCAAGATTGAACTAATGGAAAAGGATGTACTGCAAATGGAATCCTTGGTATCTCTAATTGCTGAAAATACAGCTGTGAAACAAGTACCTCTTTCAATTGTAAGATCAAAAAGCATCGGATATATATCCTTACATCGATTTGAGGGACTGCCACGTAATCTTTTTCCTTCCATCATTCGGTCTCGGATCTCACCAACAATGGATTCCCTGTCTTATGTTCATTCGTTCATGGATAAGAAGGATTATATTCAGGATGCTATTGCATCATTTCTTAGAATGCTTGTAAATCTTCGAAGTGTGTCCGTGGAATGTGACCCCGAGTTTGAACTATCTAAGGAAGTGAAAACAGTTCTGGTCGAATATTGTCCAAATATTACAGAATCAAGAATCTCAAAGCATCACTTAAGGTCTTCTTTCATTAGTGTCGGAAGATACAATGACTTCTTAAATACT GTATTGGCAATCAGTGAGTCGTGTGATGTTTCTCTCCCTGGTGACAATGATCCTTATTGGTTGGCCCATACAG ATGGATCCTTAAGTTCTGCAGCAAATCTTTAA
- the LOC114165852 gene encoding disease resistance protein RPS4B-like isoform X2 encodes MASSIPSMEFASSSSKLPWMYDVLINFTGDDIRNKFVSHLDSALSNVGFTTFLHHQNAVKPMHIQQPIHDLCRVAIVVFTKTYSQSAWCLHQLQQIIEWHETYCRHVLPVYYEISPSDIRLQKGDFGKAFEATAHQTFSRQQLEHGMSRWSQALTKAANFFGWDESNYRAYVREILNGCGVDADSGIRVLIDRNLIKLKRNNTFGMHPLLQEMGREIDHRKGEERYALEETDVFASERVSVLARRRKKLFLTRALCFKPYAPVIRHNSRLLKIVGNPEYLRLNSSKFLPNDFYLHGAISIDLSHTSLRLDWKKLQVWASLKVLNLSLKSCSKLRKVHRSIGCLYDLTLLNLKDCTRLSNLPKETYKLKSLRTLILSGCSKIELMEKDVLQMESLVSLIAENTAVKQVPLSIVRSKSIGYISLHRFEGLPRNLFPSIIRSRISPTMDSLSYVHSFMDKKDYIQDAIASFLRMLVNLRSVSVECDPEFELSKEVKTVLVEYCPNITESRISKHHLRSSFISVGRYNDFLNTVLAISESCDVSLPGDNDPYWLAHTGEGHSVSFTVPQDRVMKGIVLNVVYLSTPGILTTESFTSVLIVNYTKCTLLMHNHDRVISFNAASIFCFTHISL; translated from the exons ATGGCCTCATCGATTCCTTCCATGGAATTCGCCTCTTCATCATCCAAACTCCCATGGATGTACGACGTGCTCATAAACTTTACTGGAGACGACATCCGTAACAAATTTGTTTCCCATCTAGATTCTGCCCTCTCTAATGTTGGTTTCACCACTTTCCTTCACCACCAGAATGCAGTGAAGCCAATGCACATCCAACAACCTATTCATGATCTCTGTCGGGTAGCAATTGTTGTTTTCACCAAAACCTACTCTCAATCTGCTTGGTGTCTTCATCAGCTTCAACAAATCATTGAATGGCACGAAACTTATTGCCGACATGTTTTGCCCGTATATTACGAAATTTCGCCATCTGATATACGTCTTCAGAAGGGTGATTTTGGAAAAGCCTTCGAAGCTACCGCACACCAAACCTTTTCAAGACAACAACTGGAGCATGGGATGTCTAGGTGGAGCCAAGCACTCACGAAAGCAGCAAATTTCTTTGGATGGGATGAGAGCAATTACAG AGCTTATGTTAGAGAGATTCTAAATGGCTGTGGAGTAGACGCTGATAGTGGAATAAGAGTTCTCATAGACCGTAACCTcataaaacttaaaagaaacaacacattCGGAATGCATCCTTTGCTACAAGAAATGGGAAGAGAAATCGATCACCGAAAAGGGGAAGAAAGATATGCATTGGAAGAGACTGAT gTCTTTGCATCTGAGAGGGTAAGCGTCTTAGCGAGACGCCGTAAGAAACTATTTTTAACCAGAGCACTTTGCTTCAAACCTTATGCTCCAGTGATAAGACACAATTCAAGACTTCTGAAAATCGTCGGAAATCCTGAGTATCTTAGGTTGAATTCTTCAAAATTCCTACCTAATGACTTTTATCTGCATGGTGCAATATCGATTGATTTAAGCCACACTTCTCTTCGACTCGACTGGAAAAAATTGCAG GTTTGGGCGTCGCTAAAAGTCTTGAATCTTAGTCTCAAATCTTGCTCAAAATTGCGCAAAGTACATCGATCTATTGGATGTCTCTATGATCTTACACTGTTAAATTTGAAGGACTGTACACGTCTAAGCAATCTCCCCAAAGAGACATATAAGTTGAAATCTTTAAGAACTCTGATTCTCTCTGGTTGTTCCAAGATTGAACTAATGGAAAAGGATGTACTGCAAATGGAATCCTTGGTATCTCTAATTGCTGAAAATACAGCTGTGAAACAAGTACCTCTTTCAATTGTAAGATCAAAAAGCATCGGATATATATCCTTACATCGATTTGAGGGACTGCCACGTAATCTTTTTCCTTCCATCATTCGGTCTCGGATCTCACCAACAATGGATTCCCTGTCTTATGTTCATTCGTTCATGGATAAGAAGGATTATATTCAGGATGCTATTGCATCATTTCTTAGAATGCTTGTAAATCTTCGAAGTGTGTCCGTGGAATGTGACCCCGAGTTTGAACTATCTAAGGAAGTGAAAACAGTTCTGGTCGAATATTGTCCAAATATTACAGAATCAAGAATCTCAAAGCATCACTTAAGGTCTTCTTTCATTAGTGTCGGAAGATACAATGACTTCTTAAATACT GTATTGGCAATCAGTGAGTCGTGTGATGTTTCTCTCCCTGGTGACAATGATCCTTATTGGTTGGCCCATACAGGTGAGGGACATTCTGTTTCTTTCACTGTTCCTCAAGATCGTGTCATGAAGGGAATAGTTTTgaatgttgtttatttatcaacCCCTGGAATCTTGACAACTGAATCCTTTACAAGTGTCTTAATTGTTAATTACACAAAGTGCACATTACTGATGCACAACCATGACAGAGTAATTTCCTTTAATGCTGCATCGATATTTTGTTTCACACACATTTCATTATGA
- the LOC114165852 gene encoding disease resistance protein RPS4B-like isoform X1 translates to MASSIPSMEFASSSSKLPWMYDVLINFTGDDIRNKFVSHLDSALSNVGFTTFLHHQNAVKPMHIQQPIHDLCRVAIVVFTKTYSQSAWCLHQLQQIIEWHETYCRHVLPVYYEISPSDIRLQKGDFGKAFEATAHQTFSRQQLEHGMSRWSQALTKAANFFGWDESNYSFFVGKDRAYVREILNGCGVDADSGIRVLIDRNLIKLKRNNTFGMHPLLQEMGREIDHRKGEERYALEETDVFASERVSVLARRRKKLFLTRALCFKPYAPVIRHNSRLLKIVGNPEYLRLNSSKFLPNDFYLHGAISIDLSHTSLRLDWKKLQVWASLKVLNLSLKSCSKLRKVHRSIGCLYDLTLLNLKDCTRLSNLPKETYKLKSLRTLILSGCSKIELMEKDVLQMESLVSLIAENTAVKQVPLSIVRSKSIGYISLHRFEGLPRNLFPSIIRSRISPTMDSLSYVHSFMDKKDYIQDAIASFLRMLVNLRSVSVECDPEFELSKEVKTVLVEYCPNITESRISKHHLRSSFISVGRYNDFLNTVLAISESCDVSLPGDNDPYWLAHTGEGHSVSFTVPQDRVMKGIVLNVVYLSTPGILTTESFTSVLIVNYTKCTLLMHNHDRVISFNAASIFCFTHISL, encoded by the exons ATGGCCTCATCGATTCCTTCCATGGAATTCGCCTCTTCATCATCCAAACTCCCATGGATGTACGACGTGCTCATAAACTTTACTGGAGACGACATCCGTAACAAATTTGTTTCCCATCTAGATTCTGCCCTCTCTAATGTTGGTTTCACCACTTTCCTTCACCACCAGAATGCAGTGAAGCCAATGCACATCCAACAACCTATTCATGATCTCTGTCGGGTAGCAATTGTTGTTTTCACCAAAACCTACTCTCAATCTGCTTGGTGTCTTCATCAGCTTCAACAAATCATTGAATGGCACGAAACTTATTGCCGACATGTTTTGCCCGTATATTACGAAATTTCGCCATCTGATATACGTCTTCAGAAGGGTGATTTTGGAAAAGCCTTCGAAGCTACCGCACACCAAACCTTTTCAAGACAACAACTGGAGCATGGGATGTCTAGGTGGAGCCAAGCACTCACGAAAGCAGCAAATTTCTTTGGATGGGATGAGAGCAATTACAG TTTCTTTGTTGGTAAAGACAGAGCTTATGTTAGAGAGATTCTAAATGGCTGTGGAGTAGACGCTGATAGTGGAATAAGAGTTCTCATAGACCGTAACCTcataaaacttaaaagaaacaacacattCGGAATGCATCCTTTGCTACAAGAAATGGGAAGAGAAATCGATCACCGAAAAGGGGAAGAAAGATATGCATTGGAAGAGACTGAT gTCTTTGCATCTGAGAGGGTAAGCGTCTTAGCGAGACGCCGTAAGAAACTATTTTTAACCAGAGCACTTTGCTTCAAACCTTATGCTCCAGTGATAAGACACAATTCAAGACTTCTGAAAATCGTCGGAAATCCTGAGTATCTTAGGTTGAATTCTTCAAAATTCCTACCTAATGACTTTTATCTGCATGGTGCAATATCGATTGATTTAAGCCACACTTCTCTTCGACTCGACTGGAAAAAATTGCAG GTTTGGGCGTCGCTAAAAGTCTTGAATCTTAGTCTCAAATCTTGCTCAAAATTGCGCAAAGTACATCGATCTATTGGATGTCTCTATGATCTTACACTGTTAAATTTGAAGGACTGTACACGTCTAAGCAATCTCCCCAAAGAGACATATAAGTTGAAATCTTTAAGAACTCTGATTCTCTCTGGTTGTTCCAAGATTGAACTAATGGAAAAGGATGTACTGCAAATGGAATCCTTGGTATCTCTAATTGCTGAAAATACAGCTGTGAAACAAGTACCTCTTTCAATTGTAAGATCAAAAAGCATCGGATATATATCCTTACATCGATTTGAGGGACTGCCACGTAATCTTTTTCCTTCCATCATTCGGTCTCGGATCTCACCAACAATGGATTCCCTGTCTTATGTTCATTCGTTCATGGATAAGAAGGATTATATTCAGGATGCTATTGCATCATTTCTTAGAATGCTTGTAAATCTTCGAAGTGTGTCCGTGGAATGTGACCCCGAGTTTGAACTATCTAAGGAAGTGAAAACAGTTCTGGTCGAATATTGTCCAAATATTACAGAATCAAGAATCTCAAAGCATCACTTAAGGTCTTCTTTCATTAGTGTCGGAAGATACAATGACTTCTTAAATACT GTATTGGCAATCAGTGAGTCGTGTGATGTTTCTCTCCCTGGTGACAATGATCCTTATTGGTTGGCCCATACAGGTGAGGGACATTCTGTTTCTTTCACTGTTCCTCAAGATCGTGTCATGAAGGGAATAGTTTTgaatgttgtttatttatcaacCCCTGGAATCTTGACAACTGAATCCTTTACAAGTGTCTTAATTGTTAATTACACAAAGTGCACATTACTGATGCACAACCATGACAGAGTAATTTCCTTTAATGCTGCATCGATATTTTGTTTCACACACATTTCATTATGA
- the LOC114165852 gene encoding disease resistance-like protein CSA1 isoform X4 has protein sequence MFCPYITKFRHLIYVFRRVILEKPSKLPHTKPFQDNNWSMGCLGGAKHSRKQQISLDGMRAITDRAYVREILNGCGVDADSGIRVLIDRNLIKLKRNNTFGMHPLLQEMGREIDHRKGEERYALEETDVFASERVSVLARRRKKLFLTRALCFKPYAPVIRHNSRLLKIVGNPEYLRLNSSKFLPNDFYLHGAISIDLSHTSLRLDWKKLQVWASLKVLNLSLKSCSKLRKVHRSIGCLYDLTLLNLKDCTRLSNLPKETYKLKSLRTLILSGCSKIELMEKDVLQMESLVSLIAENTAVKQVPLSIVRSKSIGYISLHRFEGLPRNLFPSIIRSRISPTMDSLSYVHSFMDKKDYIQDAIASFLRMLVNLRSVSVECDPEFELSKEVKTVLVEYCPNITESRISKHHLRSSFISVGRYNDFLNTVLAISESCDVSLPGDNDPYWLAHTGEGHSVSFTVPQDRVMKGIVLNVVYLSTPGILTTESFTSVLIVNYTKCTLLMHNHDRVISFNAASIFCFTHISL, from the exons ATGTTTTGCCCGTATATTACGAAATTTCGCCATCTGATATACGTCTTCAGAAGGGTGATTTTGGAAAAGCCTTCGAAGCTACCGCACACCAAACCTTTTCAAGACAACAACTGGAGCATGGGATGTCTAGGTGGAGCCAAGCACTCACGAAAGCAGCAAATTTCTTTGGATGGGATGAGAGCAATTACAG ACAGAGCTTATGTTAGAGAGATTCTAAATGGCTGTGGAGTAGACGCTGATAGTGGAATAAGAGTTCTCATAGACCGTAACCTcataaaacttaaaagaaacaacacattCGGAATGCATCCTTTGCTACAAGAAATGGGAAGAGAAATCGATCACCGAAAAGGGGAAGAAAGATATGCATTGGAAGAGACTGAT gTCTTTGCATCTGAGAGGGTAAGCGTCTTAGCGAGACGCCGTAAGAAACTATTTTTAACCAGAGCACTTTGCTTCAAACCTTATGCTCCAGTGATAAGACACAATTCAAGACTTCTGAAAATCGTCGGAAATCCTGAGTATCTTAGGTTGAATTCTTCAAAATTCCTACCTAATGACTTTTATCTGCATGGTGCAATATCGATTGATTTAAGCCACACTTCTCTTCGACTCGACTGGAAAAAATTGCAG GTTTGGGCGTCGCTAAAAGTCTTGAATCTTAGTCTCAAATCTTGCTCAAAATTGCGCAAAGTACATCGATCTATTGGATGTCTCTATGATCTTACACTGTTAAATTTGAAGGACTGTACACGTCTAAGCAATCTCCCCAAAGAGACATATAAGTTGAAATCTTTAAGAACTCTGATTCTCTCTGGTTGTTCCAAGATTGAACTAATGGAAAAGGATGTACTGCAAATGGAATCCTTGGTATCTCTAATTGCTGAAAATACAGCTGTGAAACAAGTACCTCTTTCAATTGTAAGATCAAAAAGCATCGGATATATATCCTTACATCGATTTGAGGGACTGCCACGTAATCTTTTTCCTTCCATCATTCGGTCTCGGATCTCACCAACAATGGATTCCCTGTCTTATGTTCATTCGTTCATGGATAAGAAGGATTATATTCAGGATGCTATTGCATCATTTCTTAGAATGCTTGTAAATCTTCGAAGTGTGTCCGTGGAATGTGACCCCGAGTTTGAACTATCTAAGGAAGTGAAAACAGTTCTGGTCGAATATTGTCCAAATATTACAGAATCAAGAATCTCAAAGCATCACTTAAGGTCTTCTTTCATTAGTGTCGGAAGATACAATGACTTCTTAAATACT GTATTGGCAATCAGTGAGTCGTGTGATGTTTCTCTCCCTGGTGACAATGATCCTTATTGGTTGGCCCATACAGGTGAGGGACATTCTGTTTCTTTCACTGTTCCTCAAGATCGTGTCATGAAGGGAATAGTTTTgaatgttgtttatttatcaacCCCTGGAATCTTGACAACTGAATCCTTTACAAGTGTCTTAATTGTTAATTACACAAAGTGCACATTACTGATGCACAACCATGACAGAGTAATTTCCTTTAATGCTGCATCGATATTTTGTTTCACACACATTTCATTATGA